A region from the Saccharomonospora azurea NA-128 genome encodes:
- a CDS encoding PadR family transcriptional regulator has translation MSDLNATAAALLGLLHDGPATGGELVAAAEERFGTFFSVTRSQVYRELPALHKEGYVRLGKQGPRSSQQYVLTAAGKKAFKAWLMTASSPDHLRSPLILRLVNSGVLTPKQRANLFESARETYKAELDEARAAVKAATDPVEKAVAEFGQAHARAALKLLDAVSSA, from the coding sequence GTGTCCGATTTGAACGCAACTGCCGCAGCACTGCTTGGTTTGCTCCACGACGGTCCCGCTACCGGTGGCGAACTCGTCGCGGCGGCTGAGGAACGATTCGGCACGTTCTTCAGCGTCACGAGGAGTCAGGTCTACCGAGAGCTGCCCGCCCTGCACAAGGAGGGCTACGTCCGGCTGGGCAAGCAGGGGCCCCGGTCGAGCCAGCAGTACGTCCTCACCGCCGCAGGCAAGAAGGCCTTCAAGGCGTGGCTGATGACCGCGTCCTCGCCCGACCACCTGCGCAGCCCGCTGATCCTCCGGTTGGTCAACTCGGGTGTGCTGACGCCGAAGCAGCGCGCCAACCTCTTCGAGTCGGCCCGCGAGACCTACAAGGCCGAGCTCGACGAGGCCAGGGCCGCGGTGAAGGCCGCGACCGACCCCGTGGAGAAGGCGGTCGCCGAGTTCGGGCAGGCGCACGCCAGGGCGGCGCTGAAGCTGCTCGACGCCGTGTCCTCCGCCTGA